In a single window of the Equus quagga isolate Etosha38 chromosome 7, UCLA_HA_Equagga_1.0, whole genome shotgun sequence genome:
- the PSPH gene encoding phosphoserine phosphatase isoform X1: MVSHSELRELFCAADAVCFDVDSTVIREEGIDELAKFCGVEDAVSEMTRRAMGGAVPFKAALTERLSLIQPSREQVQRLIAEHPPHLTPGIRELVSRLQERNVQVFLISGGFRSIVEHVASKLNIPATNVFANRLKFYFNGEYAGFDEMQPTAESGGKGKVIKLLKEKFHFKKIVMIGDGATDMEACPPADVFIGFGGNVIRQQVKDNAEWYITDFVELLGELEE; encoded by the exons ATGGTCTCCCATTCAGAGTTGAGGGAGCTTTTCTGTGCAGCTGATGCAGTATGCTTCGATGTTGATAGCACAGTcatcagagaagaaggaattgaTGAACTGGCCAAATTCTGTGGAGTTGAGGATGCTGTGTCAGAAAT GACACGGCGAGCCATGGGTGGGGCAGTGCCTTTCAAGGCTGCCCTCACAGAGCGCCTATCTCTGATCCAGCCCTCCAGGGAACAGGTGCAAAGGCTCATAGCAGAGCACCCCCCACACCTGACCCCTGGTATAAG GGAGCTAGTAAGTCGCCTTCAAGAGCGAAATGTTCAGGTTTTCCTAATATCTGGTGGCTTCAGGAGCATTGTAGAGCATGTAGCTTCAAAGCTCAACATCCCTGCAACCAATGTATTTGCCAACAGGCTGAAATTCTACTTTAATG GTGAATATGCAGGTTTTGATGAGATGCAGCCAACAGCTGAATCTGGTGGGAAAGGAaaagttattaaacttttaaaggaaaaatttcattttaagaaaatagtcATGATTGGAGATGGAGCTACAGACATGGAAGCCTGTCCTCCTGCT gaTGTTTTCATTGGATTTGGAGGAAATGTGATCAGGCAACAAGTAAAGGACAACGCGGAATGGTACATAACTGATTTTGTAGAGCTTTTGGGAGAACTGGAAGAGTAA
- the PSPH gene encoding phosphoserine phosphatase isoform X2, whose protein sequence is MVSHSELRELFCAADAVCFDVDSTVIREEGIDELAKFCGVEDAVSEMTRRAMGGAVPFKAALTERLSLIQPSREQVQRLIAEHPPHLTPGIRELVSRLQERNVQVFLISGGFRSIVEHVASKLNIPATNVFANRLKFYFNGEYAGFDEMQPTAESGGKGKVIKLLKEKFHFKKIVMIGDGATDMEACPPAMTLPIGR, encoded by the exons ATGGTCTCCCATTCAGAGTTGAGGGAGCTTTTCTGTGCAGCTGATGCAGTATGCTTCGATGTTGATAGCACAGTcatcagagaagaaggaattgaTGAACTGGCCAAATTCTGTGGAGTTGAGGATGCTGTGTCAGAAAT GACACGGCGAGCCATGGGTGGGGCAGTGCCTTTCAAGGCTGCCCTCACAGAGCGCCTATCTCTGATCCAGCCCTCCAGGGAACAGGTGCAAAGGCTCATAGCAGAGCACCCCCCACACCTGACCCCTGGTATAAG GGAGCTAGTAAGTCGCCTTCAAGAGCGAAATGTTCAGGTTTTCCTAATATCTGGTGGCTTCAGGAGCATTGTAGAGCATGTAGCTTCAAAGCTCAACATCCCTGCAACCAATGTATTTGCCAACAGGCTGAAATTCTACTTTAATG GTGAATATGCAGGTTTTGATGAGATGCAGCCAACAGCTGAATCTGGTGGGAAAGGAaaagttattaaacttttaaaggaaaaatttcattttaagaaaatagtcATGATTGGAGATGGAGCTACAGACATGGAAGCCTGTCCTCCTGCT ATGACCCTACCAATCGGAAGATGA